From a region of the Orcinus orca chromosome 18, mOrcOrc1.1, whole genome shotgun sequence genome:
- the LOC117202768 gene encoding translation initiation factor IF-2-like: MGGEGGGEGAGSAAFPGLVPEPRQGGAPCAGCGELLGGSGSGARPASPRGHLGAPRVHPRGDQGARQGPPRGHPGAPRAHLRTPDSPARAPPRPPGSPAGGRAHPAATSARSAPLPSPRAQRRSPAHPSSRATLRPPRRDRGSCGREHGNLPAVTSGRPQAGAEAAAAERALPAPPMLY; the protein is encoded by the coding sequence ATGGGCGGGGAAGGCGGTGGGGAGGGGGCCGGCAGCGCTGCCTTCCCGGGATTGGTCCCCGAGCCCCGCCAAGGAGGCGCGCCCTGCGCGGGGTGCGGGGAGCTGCTCGGCGGAAGCGGAAGCGGTGCGCGCCCCGCGTCTCCCCGCGGCCACCTGGGAGCCCCGCGAGTGCACCCCCGCGGTGACCAGGGCGCTCGGCAAGGGCCCCCCCGCGGTCACCCGGGAGCCCCGCGCGCGCACCTACGGACCCCGGACAGTCCCGCGCGCGCACCCCCAAGGCCACCTGGGAGCcccgcgggcgggcgggcgcaCCCCGCCGCGACCTCAGCCCGCAGcgcgcccctcccctccccgcggGCGCAGAGGCGCAGCCCGGCCCACCCCTCCAGCCGCGCGACTCTGCGCCCTCCCCGGAGAGACAGGGGAAGCTGCGGGCGCGAGCACGGGAACCTGCCCGCCGTTACCTCCGGCCGCCCCCAGGCAGGTGCAGAGGCCGCAGCAGCCGAGCGCGCCCTCCCCGCGCCGCCCATG